Genomic window (Ostrinia nubilalis chromosome 20, ilOstNubi1.1, whole genome shotgun sequence):
agtaactctgtctgtctgtcctgctttcacgcctaaatcactgaaccgattttgatgaaatttggcatagagatagtttgagtcccgtgAAAGGGCATagcatagtttttatcccggtttttgaaacagggacgcgcacgataatgtttttctgtgacagacaaaattccgcgcgggcgaagccgcgggcggaaagctagtattttagtAAGTGCAGAATCTTATCTACAAAAACAGTAGGTATGCTTCGTAAATGATTAagattaaatttattaattatgataAGTGATAACATAGTTTTGATACCATAGGCGACCGTAAGCCAGAGTTCCTCTATCGACAAAATGAAGctctctattttatttattggatTTTTCATTGCTCTATGTAAAGGTaagattttcttcttcttttttaccCTTGGGAAAACGTGTAAGAAAATTGATCCTCATTTTAGTTCTTACGGTGTTAGTTAGTGTCCATAAGTTTATAAAATTGGTATAGGTTACTCGTACCTAATGCCACTGATAATATAATACTCTAATGCAATTCAACAgtaggggaacctgttgaaccttggacagagttgtacctaaaacaattgtatatattttttaaattatgcggtTTTATGACCAGTTGTCTAGGGTATTAGATACGTTATTTGTCAACATTATCGTGAAGTTAGCTTAGATTCGCCTACGCTGTGcaagtacaagaaaaaatggtaatttattattttacactgaCACAGTGAGTTTTTTGAGGTTTACTTCAagtcaatttattaaaaatgttgcatgtttgacaaaacggttatagttagaatataatctttatatatctagctactggacgatatgagtttcagaccctaagctcaaatggaagtgggtttatttagcttattaagtgaagtagtcgcaatgttgtaccttgaccacccaactagcgatgtaccttggtcactgattttcattacgttttaataagaattttattgttataaaaaaacttattaacgtaagtgcgcctattaacgaccccccaaaatttgtattctattaccgccctatttttctttctttcataaaagacataataacaggttccagaaaacacgttacctaaaaaatatctagatatgtttattgactatcaaaacgattaaagtttgtgttcgtaaataaccagtaaacggagttatttgacattaaatgggacgcgcccgcaacgaacgcacttttcatactgacgcgctcccagctacttaaggtgcaccttgttattaattagcaattttaacacatttaaaatgagtataccaacatgtttttgcataacaatattaattcgtactttagtttccttaataaaccctcaatatagccctctcgctgtatttttgtggcttaaatacaattttaaataagggcggtaatagaaacacttttcataatttggttcctaataacgacccatggcgttgttagaattttgataaagttttttattttagtatttatgtctttaattacgcatttaacctccattttgttgtcttgatcgattcataagaatatttcacatagttaaatcaattaacgccatacgttaattgtcataggtttggcataaaactgcaatgaacattaaaaaatatctctaataatgtatgacaatagattttataaaaacctgttaaattctaataagtacctatttgatataaaataaacctaataaaaatgatacttcactgatcacgtcttcattaaagtagatattttagctggttactgtttttttttacggtcgctaatagaataaagtaattttcatacttaattctattaccgcctcataactataacgtcacctgcgaagacttataagcctgtattttgtatataactaacatttatgacgtgacaccaaaccaatcatgcgctatcacaactactatgtaactttttaagatattttgaataataaaaaaataatttaaaataattatacagacagtgtccaattgtccatagtttaaattaaaatacacaattacacacaattaaaataaaaaacataagtccaaaactaattaaaaattaaagtcaaattaaaaataaaaaaataaatgaaaattaatttttattaaagctcaaatatagtttaaataatgacccccactactcactagaacaccgggttccgcgtaatcaagtataatagaggaatttattattctactatttctgcttgattatttatttattttcgagaagcgtgcctttacttttttaataataaaaaaaaaaaaatttgaaaaaaaaaaaaaacaaatttaactaaaactaaaaccaaaacaaatttaacttgaaaaaatcaagtggttcccgagcctctgagcgggaatcgaacccgtgcctcttggaatatacctaattgaagagcaatattcttagcggtcggtaatagaaacagaaaaaacgttaatagaaacacacttcgtctataggtcggtaatagaaacaactgctttttcagattaaattgctatttattaattattgtgtgattgaatactcattgttactacttgaattcaaagatgacttcatcattgttataaataaattaaagtgtcttttctatcaccacgtcttatatctaattttctaacgtttattcgaagtcagcttaaactggcggtaataggcgcatttacgttatatCGTTATAGATACAATGCCGCGAAGACCTCAAAATAGCAATTGAAagtctgtttttgatatatttttttgaaatttctaatgttttttaatttatgtttattgTATCTACATATgacttttttaagattatttttgttgataaagcggttttaatggattttttgctagaatttatgttaaatgataagaaagaaaaaaactaGACTTCAAGTTAAAGCCACTCCAGCGCGTGTTTTGTCCTACACGACAAAACatttcaacattcaacaaaatttcctacaaaaaatgttgaatgttgtcatatttttgttgattgtgtaaggcTAAACACGAGCTGGAGAGCCGGCTTGAAATTACGTGATTTGTTTGCCAaaatattgtgaaaaataatgAGTACAAAAAAGATGGGTGAggatcttttttaaaaaatacttttacttagtTATTGTTGTTAATAACTGTAATTATgggtatttcaaataataattcaacagaaaataaacaaattaaagctAATATAtgcatttatttcaatttgaataggtacaacgtacacggtccaaggtacacctggtttgttgtacctaggacagttttccctttttttttctagcagctagtatgcccaaatttttaaaattatacacaattttatgaatgaattatgtagttaattaaatgatcttTACATATAAGCGCACTAGACAAGTTTAACTAGcaccattatttttcaaaaaaatcaaaactcgaaaaactggcctaagtacaacaggttcccctacctaggtattattatttcagtcatCTCTTCCAATTTTCACTATCTTACCCAGTGAAACATCATTAAAATCCTGATTGATCCACGACTGTGGAAGAAATCATTAAGTATTTGCCCATCACGAAAGTTTTTGTAGGTATTCTACCTACCTACCGTTACATACTTACGTACGCGGTCGTGTTTTAGAATTTCAGTAGTAAGTAGTTTACCATACTAGTTACGATTTAAATTGGTCCTATTGCAGGAGATGGAAGAATAGCAGGCGGGCAGCCGACGTCCATAAGCCAGTACCCCTTCGTGGTCCCTCTGTTAACCAACTCAGGCGCAGGCAACGTGTTCACGCATGCGTGTGGAGGCACCATCCTCACTAACAACGCAGTCCTGTCCTCTGCTTCGTGTTTCTTTACTGGAACTGTGTAAGTAAAATCTTCTTTTGTATAAGTGCAAATTGGGCAAGTGATCGTCACACGCTATCGGTTAAAAATAAGACTTTTTTTACcggcgatctggtgaaggtcgcaggaggaAGGtcgcgtaggaccggtcgttgtggaaatccttgggggaggcctttgtccaggaaGGAATATGAGAACATCAGCTCTCCCCACCCTGTTTAGCTAGTGTGGAGAATGAGGCCAAATGCTCTCTTTTGCCTCAGGTAAACTAGAGAAGATTGTCCTTCTGTAGTGGAAACTAAATAAGAGGGTcgtcgatttaaaaaaaaaaccaaaactcatttcatttttgcaagtaggcttttaaaaagcactttgacacatcccagtattaaccctaccactgcttcaaaacaataaatgggccagtgctgagatgCAGCgcaaagaaactcagtcactattgtcagcctctttttcaagggtttctCCTTTTCAGCCGAAATTCGTCCagcagctggacaaaggcctccccaaggatttccacaaatacctcccgcgacctttaccagatcattcgtccacctagtgagaggcctgcccacgctcctcttccggctcgtggtcgccactcaagaactttccttaAATATAGGTACATTTATAAGATTATGGTTTTCTTTTCAGTGCTGACCCGGTGAGCCAATGGCGGGTTCGAGTGGGGTCTTCCTTCAGGAACGGCGGCGGAGTGATCTTTGTGGTGAACCGCATCACGCCGAACCCGAACTTCAATACGGGGACGCTTAACAACGACATTGCTGTTATAAGAACCAGGTGAAAGCtacttttaagttttttaagATTTGCTGAAAAAACGTCCTTATATCACTTAACAAATGCCAGTCAAAAGAGGCCAagtgataatttttttttaatcttttaactaaaactatggcgaataataaataagctagttactttattttaacaGCGTTCATAATTTCACGAAGTGCTGTTAGCagcaatcaaattaattaacgtTGATAGATAAAAAACTTTTTAGTTCAGCAGATCatattccagaaccttgctgccccatcggcggtcacttctgcgtactatgtgccctgcccactgccacttcagcttgctaatccgtcgggctatgtcagcgactttagttcgtttacggatctcctcatttctgatttgatctcgtaaagtaggtacgctgtgcaactttgagcttctgtataaggtctatagtgagaggccacgtttccgagctataagtcatcacaggtaacacacattggttgtagattgcgtaccggaaaacgcagcgtgagacatccacccacaaggtgaaccgacgacctgataaatgtagcaggaaggagctggatgcaggccgctaccaaccgtgcgatgtggaagtcattgggggaggcctatgttcagcagtggacgtcctgtggctgaaatgatgatgatgatgagatcaTATTACTCGTATTATTGAGTCTGCATAAGTACGACCTAACTCCTTGGCCTCACTCCTGGCCAccaaaacttttttcttttgttcGATATTCAATTGTTTCTTCtacaaactttatttaattgcATTTCCCGCCAATCACAGACTAATTAATATTGTTCATTGAGTGCTTGCTCGAAATGTGGTCAAGATTCTCTACAGAATGGTCATTATTTTCTTCACAGATGCGTGAAATATGTACGAACTAAGTACTTAAATATATAATTATCTTTCAGGTTTAACATGAACCTTCAGCCGGGGGTGGCGGAAGCGGCTACCATCGCCGGGGCTGGCTATACGTTCGTCCAAAACGCTGTTGTTTATGGCGTTGGATGGGGAAAGACTTCGGTAAGCTTAGACTATTCAGTGTAGACCATAATGCGAATAAAAGCAAGTTATTATGCTGCTATCTACAAGTATAAGGTAAAAAACCTATAAGTatcattattattgataaaatgaAAGGATCTAGCTACCTCTACAAATCAGGACTCTTTTATTCTACCTCTTGATCCACTGAAAATCGCACTCgaattcttaaaatatttttacaaatttggctaaatcgaaaaatacttttttttgccACCTATAAGGCGATAGTGTTTCTAAGTTTGCCTATGCCACGTGAACAAGGCATATTATACCTAGTCATTGCAAGATTGATTAATTCGTTTAataattacctttttaaaaaaataaaaccgacttcaaatgcgtgaacacaaaaaaaactaaaaattaaaaatattgcgtataaaaaagttcatccccaattttccacccttaggggtgaaatattttcttcaaattcgcatgaaaccacccttttgataatacctattcaacaaaaaaataatcgttcaaattgatttataatcggcggagatattgcgtataaaaagttcatccccaattttccacccttgggggttgttttttctattattaaatttaaatgggaccacccttgaggtattacctatacgccgaaaaaagatttgttcaaatcggttcataattggcggagttatcgcgtaacaaacatagaaaaaaaaaaaaacatacgggtcgaattgagaacctcctccttttttgaagtcggttgaaaagttaTTAAAACTTCAGATAGAGTTTGAGACATGATATAGCTTCGTAAATCTCCTCGCTACGTCTAAATATTTTTGGAGATCTCCATTTTATTACCAATTTAGGTAATTGTAAACTATCGTCGGTCTTCCAGCCCACAGGCGACTGGTCGGACGAGATCCGCCACGTGGAGATCTTCGTGGTGAACCAGCAGACGTGCGCGGGCCGCTATAGCGAGCTCGGGTTCGCGGTCACCAACAACATGGTCTGCGCTGGGTGGCTCGACGTTGGCGTGCGAGGACAGTGCGAGGTTTGGATACcttttattgtgaaaattcTTGACCACCAGCCGAGGGGGCAGCTAACGGGTTATGCGGTACTCTCCCTAGCAGAAGAGTAGGCCCTATTCCTATTTTGTGCTTATACACACTAAATCCTGACAGTGTCCTCTACATGAGTCATATGGTAAGCCTACATAGGATATTATAACGACTTCATACGAGTATGATGCCATAACATGCGGGCCGGTATTACAGCGAGCTCGGGTTGTCTGCGCTGGGTGGATCGAGACAGTGCGTGGTAGGATACAGGTCGGACGAGCGAGATCCGCCACGTTGAGATCTTCGTGGTGAACCAGCAGACGTGCGCGGGCCGCTACAGCGAGCTCGGGTTCTCGGTCACCAACAACATTGTCTGCGCTGGGTGGCTTGACGTCGGCGTAAGGGGACAGTGCGAGGTTTGTTACACCTTTAAAATGCATGCAAttagggctatcgttttagcgctcaccagttagcgccactgtagagtaaggtcctgtcacttgctagtagcgaagacagtggcactaactggtgagcgcgaaagtggtaggaggactatcgcattttgtactcatcaagatggcgccactgtagagtaaggtcctgtcaatcgccaggggtgccaactgttaagtataaaaacgatagccctcattgcataTCCACCAGTCTAGATGGCACCTAA
Coding sequences:
- the LOC135081764 gene encoding trypsin, alkaline C-like; the protein is MKLSILFIGFFIALCKGDGRIAGGQPTSISQYPFVVPLLTNSGAGNVFTHACGGTILTNNAVLSSASCFFTGTVADPVSQWRVRVGSSFRNGGGVIFVVNRITPNPNFNTGTLNNDIAVIRTRFNMNLQPGVAEAATIAGAGYTFVQNAVVYGVGWGKTSPTGDWSDEIRHVEIFVVNQQTCAGRYSELGFAVTNNMVCAGWLDVGVRGQCEGDNGGPLVDNGVVVGVFSWTRSCADYWYPAINTRVGSYTGWIVATAIAS